GTGGGATGCAAATTAAACGGAGGACGTGTGTCCTTTAGAGTTggaaaagaagaataaaatttaattagaagcTTCTGTTGCTGAGGAATTAGGGTTTGTAATGCTtgaattttaagaaaaattagaaGAGAACTCCAGAATATATCAAAGAATAGAGAAAGAAGTAATCGAATGATGTAGTTTGATTGAAGAAATAACAAAAGAATCAATGAGAAAATAGATAGTTTGATTGGTGAGAAATCCCAAGAATAAAAAGAGAGAAATGGCAAGATAAATTAAGGGTAAATGGAAACTTCTTAATATTGAACTGGATAGAGTATTTAAATACAGAGTATATACCTAATCTATTCCGTTTTTCttctaaaatcaaacaaaaattataaatccttcggtttctttctttctattttattcggacaaattaatttaacatatataattgtgtaataattagaataaattatgtTTCTACTTTCTATGTGACTATATCATACTGCTTTATGTATACCTTCTAATTACCTTGTGTAGGAAGTCCGATTACTTTGATTTGATAATAAGATTTGCTTGAAATGACAATTAGATATTCATGGTACTTTTTATATAttctattgtattttttttttctttcaacgCCTTATTTCTAAAGGGTGGGTGCCTTGCGCCTTGGGCCCTACGACCCCTTGGGTGCATTGAAGCACCTTTCGCCTTTAAAAACTATTCTTGTACTCAACTTAggctaaataaaaaattaatctaactAACTTTTTCTTATGATCATATTCACATACATGATATTGGAGTGAAAATTGGTTTGACATGGAAGTCAGCTTTGATTGTAGGTGGCTCAACCTCCTGCCGATTCAGTTTCGAGTCTCTGTTTCAGTCCTAAGGCCAATTTCTTGGTTGCTACTTCTTGGGATAATCAGGTTTGTTAACTTTGGATTTACTGTTATCTGTATGAAATGATGTTTCACTGTGCTTTTAGCTTTTTTTGCTTGTTATTCTTTTCTAAAGTTTCTCCATGGaagtttaattgaatttaactCAGTAAGATTAAGCCAGCTATGTTTTGATTTAACTTTTTCTTTGTTTAGAACATGTATATAACTAGAATTACTTTAATGTGCATCGAATTATGGATTTGCAAACTTGGCTTATACATAACATAAGTTCTTTAATTTTGATTCCAAACCTAGGTTATACGTTTGTGACACcgatattttctcaaaaaatttaCAGGTAAGATGCTGGGAAATTACAAGGAGTGGAACCACAGTAGGGAGTGTGCCCAAGACACAAATAAATCATGATCAACCGGTAATTGATTATTGAAATTTCCTGTTTCTTAAACCTGTTAAAAGAAGTTCTAACCCTGTCTTTTAATTCCCTTTTCTTCTTGTTTCCGTTTTCTTGTTGATTTTAGGCTTTATGCTCCACCTGGAAGGATGACGGAACAACTGTATTCTCTGGAGGCTGTGACAAACTAGTGAAAATGTGGCCTTTGCTATCTGGTGGTCAACCAGTAACTGTTGCCATGCATGATGCACCAATTAAAGAAGTTGCATGGATTCCAGAGATGAACCTGTTGGCCACGGGAAGTTGGGACAAGACCTTGAAGTAACTTCTTTTTTTCAATAATCTAGTCTTTTTGTGATGTGTCGTCGCGTCCTACTTTTTAATTGGCATTTTGGCGTACTAAAGTGCTATATTTCGTATTTGGTAGTTTGTGGATGTTGTGGTCTTCAGAAACTTTGATGTTCTGTTGCTTTAAAAAATCATTGAAGAGCAAAAGATCAAAGTGATAATTTTGGTTGTACAAGTTTAGTAACGTAGGGGAATATGAAACTTATGGTGAAAAGGTTTTCCTCAAATTCTCAtttcaaatgataaaaaaatgtcaGTAATCAACACGACTtgatttttttcctttcttaaGATAATATTAGCTTTATTTTAAAGCAAATATTTGTCCAAGTTTATTATGTGGCACTACCAATTCTAGGATTTTGTACTTGTCAAGATAATAACCCAAAAGTTTTCATGATATATTGCTTAC
This window of the Mercurialis annua linkage group LG5, ddMerAnnu1.2, whole genome shotgun sequence genome carries:
- the LOC126680969 gene encoding protein RAE1 isoform X2, with the translated sequence MATFGAAATANANPNKSFEVAQPPADSVSSLCFSPKANFLVATSWDNQVRCWEITRSGTTVGSVPKTQINHDQPALCSTWKDDGTTVFSGGCDKLVKMWPLLSGGQPVTVAMHDAPIKEVAWIPEMNLLATGSWDKTLK